GATTCTCCAGTGGACTGCATTGCTGGCGGGCGCCTGGACCTTTGTTCCCGGTGCGGTACGAGGACTCGCACGTGGTCGCCTCGGGGTGGGCTTGTTGATGACCATCGCTGCCGTCGGTGCCGTGGCGATGGGGCACGTCGGCGAAGCGGCAGCGCTGACTTTCCTGTTCTCCCTGGCCGAAGCGCTCGAGGACCGTGCTATGGGTCGGGCACAGGCAAAACTGCGGGCACTGCTGGCCCTGATCCCCGACAGGGTACGTCTCGCCCGTGGCACGGGAGCGGTCACCGTCGTCGCCGCCGAGGTGCGCGTATCCGATGTTCTGATCGTGGGCGCCGGCGAACGCATCGCCACTGACGGTGTGGTGGTGGAGGGCCGGTCGAGTATGGACACATCTGCTGTGACCGGCGAATCCATGCCCGTCGCCGTCGAACCGGGTGCCGCGGTCCCCGCCGGTGCGGTTAACGGCGCGGCGACGTTACGGATCAGGGCGACAGCGGACGGCGTGGACAATTCCTTGACCCAGATCGTCAGCCTCGTCGAGCAGGCCCATGCCAGGAAAGGTGAACGTGCCCGGTTAGCGGACACCATCGCCCGGCCGCTCGTGCCGGTGGTGCTCGCGGTGTCCGCGCTCGTCGCCGCGATCGGTATGACGTTCGGCGATCCCGCCACCTGGATCGAGCGGGCACTGGTGGTCCTCGTCGCCGCCTCGCCGTGCGCCTTGGCTATCGCGGTACCGGTGACCGTGATCAGCGCGATCGGTTCAGCCTCGAAGTTCGGCGTGGTCATCAAGTCCGGTGAGGCGTTCGAGCAGTTCGGGACGATCAGGACGGTGGCCCTGGACAAGACAGGCACGCTGACCTGTAATGAACCGCAGGTCGTTGAGGTCCGAACTGTCGAGGGGTGGGACAAGGACGGCGTGATTGCCCTCGCCGCGTCCCTGGAGACTGACAGTGCGCACCCGCTCGCCGCCGCAATTATCGCCGCCGCGCCTCCTGACGGTGGCCCGCCGGCCCGGGACGTCGTGGAAGACGCCGGTCACGGCATCAGTGGGCGCGTGGGGCAGGTCGCTGCCCGGGTCGGCAACACTCGGTGGCTGA
The genomic region above belongs to Corynebacterium glyciniphilum AJ 3170 and contains:
- a CDS encoding heavy metal translocating P-type ATPase gives rise to the protein MSEVCCGTGGEEVTDQEVTPPWWRDAGLFPSAVSGTALVIGYFLVWADTSLAGQILQWTALLAGAWTFVPGAVRGLARGRLGVGLLMTIAAVGAVAMGHVGEAAALTFLFSLAEALEDRAMGRAQAKLRALLALIPDRVRLARGTGAVTVVAAEVRVSDVLIVGAGERIATDGVVVEGRSSMDTSAVTGESMPVAVEPGAAVPAGAVNGAATLRIRATADGVDNSLTQIVSLVEQAHARKGERARLADTIARPLVPVVLAVSALVAAIGMTFGDPATWIERALVVLVAASPCALAIAVPVTVISAIGSASKFGVVIKSGEAFEQFGTIRTVALDKTGTLTCNEPQVVEVRTVEGWDKDGVIALAASLETDSAHPLAAAIIAAAPPDGGPPARDVVEDAGHGISGRVGQVAARVGNTRWLNPGVLEADAESMAEGGMTAVVVEADGQIVGVIGIRDELRAEAAETIRQLRALGVPTVMLTGDNERTARALAGQAGIADVRAEQLPKDKADAVVVLASQGPTAMVGDGINDAPALATATVGIAMGAKGSAAAIESADIAFTGHDLRLIPAALAHARRGRRIMTANIALALAIIVILFPLALFGVLGLAGVVLVHEVAEVAVILNGVRASRLPLRSGDIAVENVRDTASQRTENCRDNECCSDGQDEYPANTRSAR